In Syntrophomonas wolfei subsp. wolfei str. Goettingen G311, a single window of DNA contains:
- the speE gene encoding polyamine aminopropyltransferase, with protein sequence MTGSWICEKHTEGYAVKWKIKDILHEEQTRYQKLAVVDTLEWGKALLLDDALQISEKDEFIYHEMISHVGMCTHPCPERVLIIGGGDGGTLREVLKHQQLNAVDLVEIDERVVENSKRFFPAISCGFTDRRLNLHIADGVHFVKETSFRYDVIIVDSSDPLGPATPLFNLEFYQDVYKILKADGLLVVQSESPIFYGEVFRSVYRQINTVFPLTRVFLAPIATYVSGPWSFTMGSKKYNPRELAKKPADLGYLKYYNEGIHRAAFCLPPYIKEMILSVR encoded by the coding sequence ATGACTGGATCCTGGATTTGTGAAAAGCATACCGAGGGTTATGCGGTTAAATGGAAAATCAAAGATATTCTACATGAGGAACAGACCCGTTATCAGAAACTAGCAGTGGTGGATACATTGGAATGGGGTAAAGCCCTGCTGCTGGATGACGCCCTGCAAATCAGTGAGAAAGATGAGTTTATTTATCATGAAATGATAAGCCATGTGGGGATGTGTACCCACCCTTGCCCCGAGAGGGTATTGATAATTGGCGGGGGTGATGGGGGTACTTTACGAGAAGTACTGAAACACCAGCAGCTTAATGCGGTAGATTTGGTGGAAATAGATGAGCGGGTAGTGGAGAATAGCAAAAGGTTTTTCCCTGCCATATCTTGCGGTTTTACCGATCGCCGCTTAAACTTACATATTGCTGATGGAGTTCACTTTGTAAAAGAGACCTCATTCAGATATGATGTAATTATTGTAGATTCCTCTGATCCATTAGGACCGGCCACACCGTTATTTAACCTGGAGTTTTATCAGGATGTATATAAGATACTCAAGGCGGACGGGCTTCTAGTGGTTCAGTCTGAATCCCCGATTTTTTATGGGGAAGTATTTCGATCCGTTTACCGGCAAATCAACACGGTCTTTCCTCTGACCCGGGTCTTCCTGGCGCCAATAGCTACCTATGTAAGCGGTCCCTGGTCTTTTACCATGGGCAGCAAGAAATATAATCCCCGGGAATTGGCAAAAAAACCTGCTGATCTAGGCTATTTGAAGTATTATAATGAAGGAATTCACCGGGCGGCATTTTGCCTTCCGCCCTATATCAAAGAAATGATTTTATCTGTCAGATAG
- a CDS encoding replicative DNA helicase: MSLRKNEPSMEDYLVDLESERRVLSSMLHSEDACIEVYDLLSNADFYSPRHATIFDLSISLFEREIRPTLVELLKEGHSLGVFTNPRDIEELKYIVEQYIDDENIKYWIKRVKDKARLRKFETFLKRNMQLLVEQQESDVEQVLMAAEEELTNLTALEIDDKIDSPADMASLGYSEVERRFLRLKEIRELHKGVLPLDGLPTGFDNLNHITLGYKAGDLIILGAQTGHGKTSFALHTSRAIAVDARKNLLYLNTEMSREQIALRWGSILSQIDHDRVRSGDISETELSIILNGYSQLRESGFYSYPCPNLTPEKAISIARKFKAQKGIEMMIVDYVGRMDKLDPKLQEWQILEQIVKTLKMLAQNLKIVVMCLVQLNPDGSLQGAKRMKNECDLMLKLTPIPREELEEREELKNYINPNYYIHIDKNRDGRSGVRIPITFDLQKQIMGDARRVDE; the protein is encoded by the coding sequence TTGAGTTTAAGAAAGAATGAACCCTCCATGGAAGACTACCTGGTTGACCTGGAAAGTGAACGGCGCGTTTTATCTTCCATGCTTCATTCTGAAGATGCCTGTATTGAAGTCTATGACCTTTTATCCAATGCTGACTTTTATTCCCCACGGCATGCTACTATTTTTGATTTGTCTATCAGTCTCTTTGAGAGGGAAATTCGCCCTACCCTGGTGGAGCTTCTTAAAGAGGGGCATAGCCTGGGCGTTTTTACCAATCCCCGGGATATAGAAGAACTTAAATATATAGTTGAACAATACATAGATGACGAAAACATCAAGTACTGGATTAAACGGGTTAAAGACAAAGCCCGCTTGCGAAAATTTGAAACCTTTCTTAAAAGGAATATGCAGCTTCTCGTAGAACAGCAGGAAAGTGATGTAGAACAGGTACTTATGGCGGCGGAGGAGGAACTGACTAACCTCACCGCTTTGGAAATTGACGATAAAATCGATTCCCCGGCGGATATGGCCAGCCTGGGTTATAGCGAAGTTGAACGCAGGTTTCTCCGCCTAAAGGAAATACGCGAGTTGCACAAAGGGGTTCTCCCTCTGGATGGACTTCCTACAGGATTTGATAACTTGAACCATATAACCCTGGGCTATAAAGCGGGTGATTTAATAATCCTTGGTGCTCAAACCGGGCATGGCAAAACTTCATTTGCTTTGCATACATCCAGGGCTATAGCCGTAGATGCGCGAAAAAACCTTTTGTACCTTAATACGGAAATGAGCAGAGAACAGATAGCTTTGCGCTGGGGCTCCATTCTATCACAAATTGACCACGATAGAGTTCGCAGCGGGGATATTAGCGAAACTGAACTTTCTATCATCCTCAATGGCTACTCCCAACTTCGCGAAAGCGGTTTCTATTCCTATCCCTGCCCTAATCTCACCCCGGAGAAAGCTATTTCCATTGCCCGTAAATTCAAGGCGCAAAAAGGCATAGAAATGATGATAGTCGACTATGTGGGACGAATGGATAAGCTGGATCCCAAGCTACAGGAATGGCAGATATTGGAGCAGATAGTTAAAACCTTGAAAATGCTGGCCCAGAATTTAAAGATAGTGGTCATGTGCCTGGTCCAATTAAACCCAGATGGCAGTTTACAGGGAGCCAAGCGGATGAAGAACGAGTGCGACCTTATGCTTAAACTGACACCTATCCCCCGGGAAGAGCTGGAAGAGAGAGAAGAATTAAAAAACTATATCAATCCGAATTATTATATCCATATTGATAAAAACCGAGATGGCCGTAGTGGTGTACGGATACCTATCACCTTTGATTTGCAGAAGCAGATTATGGGGGATGCCAGAAGGGTTGATGAATAA
- a CDS encoding DnaD domain protein produces MENKMAWLEIFRWGFVSLPGMLFAYARELDLELEDIAVIAALLYTIERTKPLYQTGIKIGQVLQACPSLGKIKISRRLNRLQKLGIVSLQDNQNLADREVFLDPLAGKLESLIRRDHSCFYHSTSAPADNPSPSKEMENLLEEYRLKIEQLELQIEENKLVSRELIKQSSSDFKKVGDFIAKKTGNLMSVKMAGELNKWLEELALSPEFLLCILEMCFERSIYNPRDISQIARDIKEYSINTVEGLESYFKKYVDVERNRALRVNKFDPDIVEFGSFTGIDMAAEARKKVYYKWRHDWGFSHTMIMKAGEVMCQRTKNAGLEYMDSVLNDWMSKEIRQVEEVDKEIAQLKLRKKKEKPIAASSYDKRKPINLEYEIYVPPSSTGGVKNKV; encoded by the coding sequence ATGGAAAATAAAATGGCCTGGTTGGAAATCTTTCGCTGGGGTTTTGTGAGTTTACCCGGTATGCTTTTCGCTTATGCCCGAGAATTGGATTTGGAACTAGAAGATATTGCTGTGATAGCAGCCTTGCTATATACCATAGAAAGGACCAAGCCTTTGTATCAAACCGGCATAAAGATAGGACAAGTTCTCCAAGCCTGTCCTTCTCTAGGTAAGATAAAAATCTCCCGCCGCTTAAATCGCCTGCAGAAATTAGGCATAGTCTCCCTTCAGGATAATCAAAATTTGGCTGATAGGGAAGTGTTTTTAGATCCGTTGGCCGGGAAATTGGAATCCCTTATAAGGAGAGACCATTCTTGTTTTTACCACTCAACTTCTGCACCTGCAGATAATCCCAGCCCTTCTAAAGAGATGGAAAATCTTTTGGAGGAATATCGCCTTAAGATTGAGCAACTGGAATTGCAGATAGAGGAGAACAAGCTGGTTTCCCGAGAACTTATAAAGCAATCCAGCTCGGATTTTAAGAAAGTTGGAGATTTTATAGCCAAAAAAACCGGCAACTTGATGAGTGTAAAAATGGCCGGCGAGCTAAACAAATGGCTGGAAGAGCTAGCCTTATCCCCGGAGTTTCTTTTATGCATACTGGAAATGTGTTTTGAGCGAAGCATTTACAACCCGCGAGATATCAGCCAGATTGCCCGGGATATAAAAGAATACTCCATCAATACCGTTGAAGGGCTGGAAAGTTATTTTAAGAAATATGTGGATGTGGAAAGGAACCGAGCCTTAAGGGTTAACAAGTTTGACCCGGATATTGTGGAATTTGGAAGCTTTACCGGCATTGATATGGCTGCCGAAGCTCGAAAAAAGGTTTACTATAAATGGCGACATGATTGGGGCTTTTCTCATACTATGATCATGAAAGCTGGAGAAGTAATGTGTCAGCGCACCAAAAATGCCGGTCTGGAATATATGGACAGCGTTCTTAATGATTGGATGAGTAAAGAAATCCGGCAGGTAGAAGAAGTGGACAAAGAAATAGCCCAATTAAAACTAAGAAAAAAGAAGGAAAAACCCATAGCAGCCAGCAGCTATGATAAACGAAAGCCCATCAACCTGGAATACGAAATCTATGTGCCTCCTTCTAGTACAGGCGGAGTCAAAAATAAGGTATAA
- a CDS encoding MBL fold metallo-hydrolase RNA specificity domain-containing protein codes for MKIRFLGAAKTVTGSFFLVETEKIRFAVDCGLFQGPKSIQERNYLDFSIDPVSIDFLLLTHAHIDHIGLIPKLCKKGFRGTIYCSHATEELASILLPDSGYIQESEIERKNRKLKRSDQALLEPIYTVEDSLQCLPQFRSLNMDEIIGLAPGIEVRLRDAGHILGSCIVEIWVEEAGEKTKLVFSGDLGNNDQPIVKDPAVIESADYLIVESTYGDRLHPQIGERNQQLKEVIDETMGKGGNLIIPAFAVERTQDLLYDLLKLHNQGELDPGIEIYIDSPLAIATTEIFLKHTEYFDDRTRQFIEQHSNPLKLLNLQYSRTQEDSMRLNLKKRNCIIISASGMCEAGRIKHHLKHNLWRPESTVLIVGYQAEGTLGRKLLDGEKTVHIHGEKIAVKADIRSIEAYSAHADRNKLIEWAQGIVTPLRGIFIIHGEDEAQRSLAADLQEKTNSPVYIPEWLEEFELEPGRLILHHFDVSPTQSLAMEKTIMAEKAYLDLSQRLHSLFRENWQKGDYDKIIESLQKIEQAGVL; via the coding sequence ATGAAGATCAGATTTCTAGGGGCGGCAAAAACGGTCACAGGTTCATTTTTTCTAGTAGAAACCGAAAAGATTCGTTTTGCGGTTGATTGTGGACTTTTTCAGGGGCCCAAGTCGATACAAGAGAGAAACTATTTGGATTTCAGCATTGACCCGGTCTCAATTGATTTTCTTCTATTAACTCATGCTCATATAGATCACATTGGGTTAATTCCAAAATTATGTAAGAAAGGTTTCCGAGGAACTATATATTGCAGCCATGCCACCGAAGAACTGGCCAGTATTTTGCTCCCGGATTCGGGATATATTCAAGAATCAGAAATAGAGAGAAAGAACCGGAAGTTGAAACGCTCTGATCAAGCCCTTCTGGAACCCATCTACACGGTGGAAGATTCCCTGCAATGCTTGCCCCAGTTTCGTTCCCTTAACATGGATGAGATAATAGGCCTGGCACCCGGCATAGAAGTTCGATTGCGGGATGCCGGTCATATTCTGGGTTCTTGTATAGTTGAGATTTGGGTGGAAGAAGCAGGAGAGAAAACCAAGCTGGTTTTCAGCGGTGATTTAGGTAATAATGACCAGCCTATTGTGAAAGACCCGGCGGTAATTGAAAGCGCTGATTATCTTATTGTTGAATCAACTTACGGGGATCGCCTTCACCCTCAGATTGGCGAGCGCAACCAACAATTAAAAGAGGTAATCGATGAAACCATGGGTAAAGGAGGAAATTTGATTATTCCTGCCTTTGCAGTGGAGAGAACCCAGGATCTGCTCTATGATTTGCTCAAGTTACACAATCAAGGAGAGCTTGATCCGGGAATAGAAATATATATTGATAGTCCATTGGCTATTGCCACCACGGAGATTTTTCTCAAGCATACGGAGTATTTTGATGATAGAACCCGGCAGTTTATTGAACAGCATTCTAATCCCTTAAAACTATTGAACCTTCAATATTCCCGAACTCAAGAAGACTCCATGCGCTTAAATCTGAAAAAGAGGAACTGCATTATAATTTCTGCCAGTGGTATGTGCGAAGCAGGTAGAATCAAGCACCACTTGAAACATAATCTCTGGCGGCCAGAATCCACCGTTCTAATTGTAGGCTACCAGGCTGAAGGTACTCTGGGGCGAAAACTCCTGGATGGGGAAAAGACCGTACATATTCACGGGGAAAAGATAGCGGTAAAAGCAGATATCAGGAGCATCGAGGCTTATTCTGCTCATGCCGATCGAAACAAGCTTATTGAATGGGCCCAGGGCATCGTCACTCCCCTTCGAGGGATTTTTATTATTCACGGGGAAGATGAGGCGCAACGCTCCCTGGCTGCTGACCTGCAGGAAAAAACCAATTCTCCCGTTTATATTCCGGAGTGGCTGGAGGAATTTGAGCTGGAACCAGGTCGCTTGATATTGCATCATTTTGATGTCTCCCCAACCCAAAGTCTGGCAATGGAAAAGACTATTATGGCTGAAAAGGCTTACCTGGATTTATCCCAACGACTGCATAGTTTATTCCGGGAAAACTGGCAAAAGGGTGATTATGATAAAATCATTGAATCCCTGCAGAAGATCGAACAAGCCGGGGTCTTATAA
- a CDS encoding aminotransferase class I/II-fold pyridoxal phosphate-dependent enzyme, producing MKRYISNTVESIPPSGIRKFFDLVTQMDGVISLGVGEPDFVTPWHIREAGCYSLERGYTMYTSNQGLLELREEIAAYEKRRIGIEYSPEKEVLVTVGVSEAVDLAMRALLEPGDEVLVPEPSFVSYAPGATLACGTAVPVPTYDIDQYRLRPDILSRYITPRSKILVLAYPNNPTGGIMYEEDLEALRDIIIKNDLLVISDEIYSELTYYGRHVSIASLSGMKDRTIMMNGFSKAFAMTGWRIGYACGHQDIIGAMTKIHQYTIMCASIMGQKAAIEALRHGETEMRKMVDNYNYRRKLILSGLQEIGLDCFEPRGAFYCFPSIKKSGMSSEDFCEKLLWEEKVAVVPGNAFGSSGDGHIRCCYAASIPNIEEALERIDRFLRRHKEIRISNIV from the coding sequence ATGAAACGCTATATTTCCAATACGGTAGAATCCATACCCCCATCGGGGATTAGAAAGTTTTTTGATCTGGTTACACAGATGGATGGGGTAATTTCCCTGGGGGTAGGAGAGCCAGATTTCGTTACCCCCTGGCATATACGAGAAGCTGGCTGTTATTCCCTGGAAAGGGGCTATACCATGTATACTTCCAACCAGGGCCTATTGGAATTACGGGAAGAAATAGCCGCATACGAGAAACGGCGGATAGGGATAGAATATTCACCGGAAAAAGAGGTGCTGGTCACCGTCGGTGTCAGTGAAGCAGTAGATTTGGCTATGCGGGCTCTGCTTGAACCTGGTGATGAAGTTCTGGTACCTGAGCCTTCTTTTGTCTCCTATGCACCAGGAGCCACCCTGGCTTGTGGAACTGCTGTCCCGGTTCCGACTTATGATATAGACCAGTATCGTTTGCGTCCTGATATTCTTTCCCGTTATATTACCCCCAGGAGTAAAATCCTGGTCCTGGCCTATCCCAACAATCCTACTGGGGGAATAATGTATGAAGAGGATTTAGAGGCTTTGCGGGATATCATAATTAAAAACGACTTGCTGGTGATATCTGATGAAATATACTCCGAGCTGACTTATTATGGACGACACGTTTCTATTGCCAGTCTATCCGGTATGAAAGACCGTACTATAATGATGAATGGTTTTTCCAAAGCTTTTGCCATGACCGGTTGGAGAATAGGATACGCCTGCGGCCATCAAGATATAATCGGAGCCATGACTAAAATCCATCAATATACTATTATGTGTGCATCGATTATGGGACAAAAAGCGGCCATCGAAGCTCTTCGTCATGGCGAAACAGAAATGAGAAAAATGGTGGATAACTACAATTACCGCCGCAAGCTAATCTTATCCGGATTGCAGGAAATAGGACTGGACTGCTTTGAACCACGAGGGGCCTTTTATTGTTTCCCTTCCATTAAAAAAAGCGGGATGAGCAGTGAAGATTTCTGTGAAAAGCTGCTCTGGGAAGAAAAGGTTGCGGTAGTACCCGGTAATGCCTTTGGCTCCAGTGGGGATGGGCATATCAGATGCTGTTATGCCGCCAGCATACCTAATATTGAAGAAGCCCTGGAGAGGATAGATAGATTTCTTCGACGACATAAAGAAATAAGAATCAGCAATATTGTGTAA
- a CDS encoding Lrp/AsnC family transcriptional regulator, which produces MELERRILHLLENNARLSCKAIATMLDEDEARIKSIIEQMEKQKIILGYNTIINWELLGNDGVTAMIDVKVTPEREVGFNSVAEKIYRYPEVRCVYLMSGTYDLSVVVNGESMKDIAWFVSHKLSTLDHVQSTVTHFILKRYKQENFIFEEPEEDRRLVVSP; this is translated from the coding sequence ATGGAACTGGAAAGAAGGATTCTGCATTTGCTGGAAAATAACGCGCGTTTAAGCTGCAAGGCTATAGCTACCATGTTGGATGAGGATGAAGCGAGAATTAAAAGTATTATCGAACAAATGGAAAAACAGAAGATAATACTGGGTTACAACACCATCATTAACTGGGAATTGCTGGGTAATGATGGGGTTACTGCCATGATTGATGTTAAAGTAACTCCGGAAAGGGAAGTGGGCTTCAATAGTGTGGCAGAAAAAATCTACCGCTATCCGGAAGTTCGCTGTGTTTATCTCATGAGTGGTACCTATGACCTCTCCGTGGTAGTAAATGGGGAAAGTATGAAGGATATTGCCTGGTTTGTCTCCCATAAGCTCTCCACCCTGGATCATGTGCAAAGCACCGTAACCCACTTTATTCTTAAGCGTTATAAACAGGAAAACTTTATTTTTGAGGAACCGGAAGAAGACAGAAGATTGGTGGTGAGCCCGTGA
- a CDS encoding ABC1 kinase family protein, with protein MNFRTGIGYLQHLPRYREIVNVLIKHGFGFLFDRFDWPAWLHLKKSSELGHELHSPSAAQRLRFALEDLGPTFIKLGQLLSTRPDLLPPEYIKELEKLQNDVPPFSLEEIYHLCQDVGIDLESDFVWFNPEPLAAASIAQVHEALLPSGQKLVLKIKRPGIDKTIEADLDILRELCKGLEKRNYWARFYRLSDIMEELRQAIHNELDFRVEARNAELFYQTFKDDKNVIIPQIIWDYSSDKILALEYVPGIKISDYITLKQSGLDTVTIARNLVDALFKQIFEQGLLHADPHPGNLAIASGERIIFYDFGQVGIIDERLQGKCIKLLISMMRYDVEGVSRALLAIGIGGQYVDFEDFRRDVSRLQQKYYGLPLSQIKVGEALSELIELSIRYQLRLPPELSLMVKMLMTVESLVAQLDPQISIVNIAEPYGKKLLLRKFTPEHLWKETQSSLFEYLVLIRSFPFQIAKILKILESGQLSLNIEYPELKRAMAKVDVMSNRISLSIILASIVIGTSLVAGMERSSLIKHIPLVEIGFATAIILGLFMAYSILKSGRY; from the coding sequence GTGAATTTCAGGACAGGCATTGGGTATCTGCAACATTTGCCCCGCTATAGAGAAATAGTCAATGTCTTGATTAAACATGGTTTTGGTTTTTTGTTTGATCGCTTTGATTGGCCAGCCTGGCTCCATTTAAAGAAAAGTTCAGAGCTCGGTCATGAGTTGCATTCACCTAGTGCTGCGCAGAGGTTGCGTTTTGCCCTGGAAGACCTGGGTCCTACCTTTATAAAACTGGGACAGTTATTAAGTACCAGGCCTGATCTCCTGCCTCCCGAATATATAAAGGAACTGGAGAAACTGCAGAATGATGTTCCCCCCTTTTCCTTGGAAGAAATCTATCATCTTTGCCAGGATGTAGGTATAGACCTGGAATCAGACTTTGTTTGGTTTAATCCAGAACCGCTGGCGGCAGCATCTATTGCCCAGGTTCATGAGGCGCTTTTACCCTCAGGTCAAAAATTGGTTTTGAAAATCAAACGACCAGGCATTGACAAGACTATTGAAGCAGATCTGGATATTTTACGCGAACTTTGCAAAGGGTTGGAAAAGCGCAACTATTGGGCTCGTTTTTACAGACTGAGCGATATAATGGAGGAACTGAGGCAAGCTATACACAATGAGTTGGATTTCCGGGTTGAAGCGAGAAATGCGGAACTCTTCTATCAGACTTTTAAAGATGATAAAAATGTTATTATCCCTCAGATCATATGGGACTATTCTTCAGATAAAATACTAGCTCTGGAATATGTTCCGGGAATTAAGATATCTGATTATATTACCCTGAAGCAGTCGGGGTTGGATACGGTTACCATCGCTCGCAACCTGGTTGATGCCCTGTTCAAGCAGATATTTGAACAGGGCTTATTGCATGCTGACCCTCACCCGGGGAATTTGGCCATAGCTAGCGGCGAAAGGATAATATTTTACGATTTTGGCCAGGTGGGGATTATTGATGAAAGGCTGCAGGGAAAATGCATCAAGCTCTTGATCAGTATGATGAGATATGATGTGGAAGGGGTCAGCCGAGCATTGCTGGCCATTGGGATTGGTGGGCAGTATGTTGATTTTGAAGATTTCAGGCGAGATGTATCCCGCCTGCAGCAGAAGTATTACGGCTTGCCTCTTTCCCAAATAAAGGTGGGGGAGGCTCTGTCCGAATTGATCGAGTTATCAATAAGGTACCAACTGCGTTTACCGCCGGAGCTCTCCTTGATGGTTAAAATGCTGATGACAGTGGAAAGCCTGGTGGCCCAGCTTGATCCCCAAATCAGTATTGTTAATATTGCTGAGCCTTATGGAAAAAAGTTGCTCTTGCGAAAATTCACCCCCGAACATCTGTGGAAGGAAACCCAAAGCTCTTTATTCGAATATCTAGTTCTGATCCGTTCTTTTCCCTTTCAAATTGCTAAAATACTAAAAATCTTGGAATCAGGGCAACTGAGCCTTAATATAGAATATCCCGAACTCAAACGGGCGATGGCTAAAGTTGATGTAATGTCCAACCGGATTTCACTCTCCATTATCCTGGCCAGTATTGTAATCGGAACTTCATTAGTGGCAGGAATGGAGCGAAGTAGTCTTATAAAACACATTCCTCTTGTGGAAATTGGATTTGCCACCGCTATTATTCTCGGCCTTTTCATGGCTTATTCCATATTAAAAAGCGGGCGCTACTGA
- a CDS encoding phasin family protein, protein MMKKALYFGLGALSITRDHAEKFFAEMVEKGEISRDEAKNFVDEAIKRGEEEKGELRKTIRQEFEEMKNTFSYVSKSDFEALEKRIRDLEEKIGTGNQGE, encoded by the coding sequence ATGATGAAAAAAGCCTTATATTTTGGATTGGGAGCCTTGAGTATTACCCGGGATCATGCTGAGAAATTCTTTGCTGAAATGGTGGAAAAAGGTGAGATTAGCCGAGATGAGGCTAAAAATTTTGTGGATGAAGCTATAAAAAGAGGGGAAGAAGAGAAGGGCGAACTGCGCAAGACTATTCGTCAGGAATTCGAAGAAATGAAAAATACATTTTCCTATGTGAGCAAGTCAGATTTTGAGGCCTTGGAAAAGAGGATTCGTGATCTGGAAGAAAAAATAGGCACTGGAAATCAAGGGGAATAG
- a CDS encoding phosphoribosylaminoimidazolesuccinocarboxamide synthase: MKLLYDGKTKAVYELDQDKCVLEFKDDITGEDGRIDPGSNYVLGKLEGKGKSSLKMSQHFFKLLQEQGVPSHYIDSDLAKNNMVVWKAQTFGQGLEVVCRFKAYGSFLRRYARYAQEFQPLNALVEVTLKDDERGDPLINDESLIQLGLLTERELEIIKALARKVAVIVKNDLALKGLELVDIKFEFGRIGQEIVVIDDISGDNMRVFKNGIQVPPRELSDLVAE, encoded by the coding sequence ATGAAGCTGTTATACGATGGTAAAACCAAGGCGGTTTACGAACTGGATCAGGATAAGTGTGTACTGGAGTTCAAAGATGATATCACCGGAGAAGATGGACGCATTGACCCGGGTTCAAACTATGTACTGGGTAAGCTGGAGGGTAAGGGGAAATCCTCTCTCAAGATGTCGCAGCATTTCTTTAAGCTTTTGCAAGAGCAAGGCGTTCCTTCCCACTATATCGACTCCGACCTGGCTAAGAATAATATGGTAGTTTGGAAAGCCCAAACTTTTGGTCAGGGTCTAGAGGTAGTATGCCGTTTTAAAGCCTATGGCAGCTTCCTACGGCGTTATGCCCGCTATGCCCAGGAGTTTCAACCCCTAAATGCACTGGTGGAAGTAACCCTGAAAGATGATGAACGCGGAGACCCTTTGATTAATGATGAAAGCTTGATACAGCTTGGACTGCTTACGGAAAGGGAATTGGAGATAATCAAGGCACTGGCCCGTAAAGTAGCGGTTATTGTCAAAAATGATCTGGCCTTAAAGGGCCTGGAACTGGTGGATATAAAATTCGAATTCGGCAGGATAGGGCAGGAGATAGTAGTTATAGATGACATTTCCGGTGACAACATGCGGGTATTTAAGAATGGAATCCAAGTACCTCCCCGGGAGCTCTCTGATCTAGTAGCGGAATAA
- a CDS encoding exodeoxyribonuclease III: MKIYSWNVNGIRAVQKMGFIQWLKEEQPDVLCLQETKAHPEQLEESLVNIKGYQSCWNSGERRGYSGVACYFQKEPLQVEKNLGVEEFDREGRVLISFHENLVLLNVYFPNGQMGEERLAYKLRFYEYLINFCEELKKRYPRLVICGDFNTAHREIDLKNPKANEGRSGFLPIEREMLDRFLSYGYVDAFRYLYPEKVQYSWWSYRTRARERNAGWRIDCFYVSEKLLDDIIDCEVLDHIPGSDHCPIALYLK; this comes from the coding sequence ATGAAGATATATTCCTGGAATGTTAATGGTATCAGGGCAGTTCAGAAAATGGGCTTTATACAGTGGCTAAAGGAAGAACAACCGGATGTTCTCTGTCTGCAAGAGACCAAAGCCCATCCCGAACAATTGGAAGAATCTCTGGTAAACATAAAAGGTTATCAAAGTTGCTGGAATTCGGGGGAGAGAAGGGGTTATAGCGGGGTAGCCTGCTATTTTCAAAAAGAACCCCTGCAGGTGGAGAAAAACCTGGGGGTTGAAGAATTTGACCGCGAGGGCCGGGTATTAATCAGCTTCCATGAGAATCTGGTTCTATTAAATGTCTATTTCCCCAATGGGCAGATGGGAGAAGAACGGCTAGCATATAAACTGCGCTTTTACGAGTATTTGATAAACTTTTGCGAGGAACTAAAAAAACGTTATCCTCGCCTGGTAATCTGTGGTGACTTTAACACGGCTCACCGGGAAATTGACCTGAAAAACCCCAAAGCCAATGAAGGTCGTTCCGGCTTTTTGCCGATAGAAAGGGAAATGCTGGATAGGTTTTTATCCTATGGCTATGTGGATGCTTTCCGTTATCTCTATCCGGAAAAGGTTCAGTATTCCTGGTGGAGTTACCGTACCAGGGCCCGGGAACGGAATGCAGGTTGGAGGATTGATTGTTTTTATGTTAGCGAAAAGCTGCTTGATGATATTATAGACTGTGAGGTTTTGGATCATATACCGGGCTCCGACCATTGCCCCATAGCTCTGTATTTAAAGTAA